From the Vibrio alginolyticus NBRC 15630 = ATCC 17749 genome, one window contains:
- a CDS encoding transporter gives MLRKTLLGTYLCSLFIAGNAYGAEGDDIPQRAQTVGDVIERPGVLTPKGKWSFDSSLSYTQNSSNKVSVVGYTVLPTLIVGRIEVSDSDRTTVTVGLTARYGLTNATELEVRVPYVYRNDQVSTRPIQDGSNSEVVNTTVDGGGLGDVEFALRHQFNFESAPYWVGGLRVKSDTGRSPYDVSIEDGSNSFSDVPTGSGFWSFEPNLSLIHPVDPAVLFASLSYIYNLEDTVTVGDTKADVELGDTISLSGGMGFAVNPDLSFSLGLSHKTILKSKVNGRSADDAKLLQLDALTFGINYAFSERSSINVSAQAGLTEDTPDFQLTVRVPFNL, from the coding sequence ATGTTACGGAAGACTTTACTGGGTACCTATCTTTGTAGTTTATTCATTGCGGGGAATGCATATGGTGCTGAAGGAGATGATATTCCTCAGCGCGCCCAAACGGTTGGTGATGTTATTGAGCGCCCAGGCGTTCTCACACCTAAAGGTAAATGGTCATTTGATTCGTCTTTAAGCTATACACAAAACTCTTCAAACAAAGTATCTGTTGTTGGGTATACAGTCTTACCAACTCTGATTGTTGGGCGAATTGAAGTGAGTGATTCGGATAGGACTACAGTAACCGTTGGATTAACTGCTCGGTACGGTTTAACAAACGCCACAGAGTTAGAAGTTAGAGTGCCGTATGTGTATCGTAATGACCAAGTTTCTACGCGCCCCATTCAAGATGGTTCAAACAGTGAAGTAGTAAACACAACGGTGGATGGCGGAGGGCTTGGTGATGTAGAGTTCGCATTGAGGCACCAGTTTAACTTTGAGTCTGCGCCATACTGGGTAGGTGGCCTTAGAGTAAAGTCGGATACAGGACGATCGCCTTATGATGTTTCTATTGAAGATGGAAGCAACTCATTTAGTGATGTCCCTACAGGTTCGGGTTTTTGGAGTTTTGAGCCTAATTTATCTCTTATTCACCCTGTTGATCCTGCGGTCTTGTTCGCTAGTCTAAGTTATATTTATAACTTAGAGGATACTGTTACAGTTGGCGACACAAAAGCTGATGTTGAACTTGGAGACACTATTTCTCTTTCAGGAGGAATGGGGTTTGCGGTGAATCCTGATCTTTCATTCTCTTTAGGACTTAGCCATAAAACTATTTTAAAAAGCAAAGTAAATGGCAGATCGGCAGATGATGCTAAGTTGCTTCAATTAGATGCATTAACTTTTGGTATAAACTATGCCTTTAGTGAACGCTCATCTATCAATGTTAGTGCTCAAGCTGGTCTTACAGAAGATACTCCCGACTTTCAATTAACAGTACGAGTACCTTTTAATTTGTAA
- a CDS encoding AMP-binding protein — translation MNQPNLNSAAGCALPPPNEMILKWAQERPNEVYLKQIINRQFVEYTFSDVADQALKLVSALRSLGVKPGDKVALVSKNCAEWFICDLAMMLGDYVSVPIFPTAGADTIEYCVTHSESKAIIGGKLDDPKATQQVIDAMPELISIALPYDTAPKCKHEYQALIADAVPSKERPQHYDDKLMSLVYTSGTSGLPKGAMLTYGAFSWSVQQLINHIGIQENDRLFSYLPLAHITERVYIFGSSIMGGVPTAFPESLDTFIEDVKMHRPTLFISVPRLWTLFQQRIQDKLPQKKLNILLKIPFVNSLIKKKLADGLGLDQARVLGCGSAPVSPALLEWYHSVGLDITEAWGMTESFAYCTLNYPFRADKIGSVGNAGPGIELKIAADDEIMVRGKGLFSGYYKNDIATQESFDSEGWLHTGDIGAIDSDGYLTIQGRKKDNFKTAKGKFVSPVPIEKKLFEYSRVEMMCLIGLGLPAPILLVVPHDFPNFDRERYARTTRKVIARMNQELASHEQIKGVLMIKEPWSIENGVLTPTLKIKRHVLEQKYHEIGHNWPKDELVVWEEDL, via the coding sequence ATGAATCAGCCGAATCTAAATAGCGCTGCTGGTTGCGCTCTCCCACCACCAAATGAAATGATCCTCAAATGGGCTCAAGAGCGTCCAAATGAGGTCTACCTAAAACAAATTATTAACCGACAATTTGTTGAGTACACATTCTCTGATGTTGCAGATCAAGCCTTAAAACTTGTCAGCGCACTACGCTCACTTGGTGTAAAGCCTGGCGACAAAGTCGCATTAGTATCTAAAAACTGTGCAGAATGGTTTATTTGCGATCTTGCTATGATGCTTGGTGACTATGTCAGTGTGCCAATCTTTCCTACCGCCGGTGCAGACACCATCGAATACTGTGTGACTCATAGTGAAAGTAAAGCGATCATTGGCGGAAAACTCGATGATCCCAAAGCAACTCAGCAAGTCATTGATGCTATGCCTGAACTCATTAGCATCGCTCTACCTTATGACACGGCACCAAAGTGTAAGCACGAATACCAAGCGCTCATTGCTGATGCAGTGCCAAGTAAAGAGCGTCCGCAGCATTACGATGACAAGCTAATGTCGTTGGTGTATACCTCAGGCACATCAGGGTTACCGAAAGGCGCGATGCTAACTTACGGCGCATTCAGTTGGTCTGTTCAGCAACTGATCAATCATATTGGTATCCAAGAAAACGACCGATTGTTCTCTTATTTACCGCTCGCTCATATTACAGAGCGTGTTTATATCTTCGGTTCATCGATTATGGGTGGCGTGCCAACAGCATTTCCAGAGTCACTGGACACTTTTATCGAAGATGTGAAGATGCACCGACCAACTCTGTTTATCTCCGTCCCACGATTATGGACGCTATTCCAGCAACGTATTCAAGACAAACTTCCACAGAAGAAGCTCAATATTCTGTTGAAAATCCCATTCGTCAATTCTTTGATCAAGAAAAAGCTAGCAGATGGTCTAGGTTTAGATCAGGCTCGAGTATTAGGCTGTGGCTCTGCACCTGTCTCGCCAGCGCTGTTGGAATGGTACCACTCAGTGGGCCTTGATATCACAGAGGCTTGGGGGATGACGGAATCATTTGCCTACTGCACGCTCAACTACCCATTTAGAGCTGACAAAATCGGTAGTGTCGGTAATGCAGGACCAGGCATTGAGTTAAAAATCGCAGCTGATGATGAAATCATGGTGCGTGGCAAAGGGCTATTTTCTGGCTACTACAAAAATGACATTGCCACCCAAGAGTCTTTTGATTCAGAGGGCTGGCTACACACAGGCGATATCGGCGCTATCGACTCAGATGGTTATCTAACGATTCAAGGCCGTAAAAAAGATAACTTCAAAACCGCCAAAGGTAAATTTGTCTCTCCGGTTCCTATCGAGAAAAAGCTTTTCGAGTACAGTCGCGTAGAGATGATGTGTCTCATCGGTTTAGGGCTACCCGCTCCGATTCTTTTGGTTGTGCCACATGACTTCCCTAACTTTGATCGAGAGCGATACGCACGTACCACACGTAAAGTTATTGCCAGGATGAATCAAGAACTCGCCTCTCATGAGCAAATCAAAGGTGTGTTAATGATTAAAGAACCTTGGAGTATAGAAAATGGCGTACTGACGCCAACGCTTAAAATTAAACGTCATGTGCTCGAACAAAAGTATCATGAGATAGGCCACAATTGGCCAAAAGATGAATTGGTCGTGTGGGAAGAAGACTTGTAA
- a CDS encoding DUF1127 domain-containing protein: MENMTHTCERTIPTAHQSGLQLIYSKLAAWRRNYKTRRHLRELPKHLWDDIGLGEREISCEVSKPFWRE, from the coding sequence ATGGAAAACATGACACACACTTGTGAGCGTACTATACCTACTGCCCATCAGAGCGGGTTACAGTTAATTTATTCTAAACTGGCGGCTTGGAGAAGGAACTATAAGACACGTCGTCACTTGAGAGAGTTACCAAAGCACCTTTGGGACGATATTGGGTTAGGTGAAAGGGAGATTAGTTGTGAAGTGAGTAAGCCATTCTGGAGAGAGTAG
- a CDS encoding LysR substrate-binding domain-containing protein, whose amino-acid sequence MKDRMPPLQGLYYFFVAAKEGSFKTAAKELFVTPAAISQQIRHLEEFLGTDLFVRQHRKIVLTPEGELLFSQAERGFAHLQQGVRLVNQDPNPNHLSISTLPSFAHHWLVPKITAFRQRHPDIALLLEPTNDLVSFQDSQIDLCVRYGLGKYPNLESQWLMDEAFYPACHPVYQKEHGIYNIEDLSKAELIEDVWPDLDWNMWLATLGHCAAKPTLKYSGSHLVLEAALSLQGVALVKHSLAHQYFRSGKLVRIGDIAIKPNFAYYLCAPKGYLKRPKAQLFAQWLKEEIEIFEKSVVPDFKTIDLKGNSTRTAS is encoded by the coding sequence GTGAAAGATCGAATGCCTCCCTTACAGGGCTTGTATTACTTTTTCGTTGCAGCAAAGGAAGGAAGCTTTAAAACGGCAGCAAAAGAACTGTTTGTTACGCCAGCGGCCATTAGTCAGCAAATTCGTCATTTAGAAGAGTTCTTAGGCACGGACCTATTTGTTCGTCAGCACAGAAAAATCGTGCTCACACCTGAGGGAGAGCTACTGTTTAGTCAGGCAGAAAGAGGGTTTGCTCATTTGCAGCAAGGGGTTAGATTAGTCAATCAAGATCCAAACCCGAACCACCTTTCGATATCAACACTCCCCTCTTTCGCTCATCATTGGTTAGTCCCGAAAATTACGGCTTTTCGTCAGCGTCACCCTGATATCGCCTTGCTATTAGAACCAACCAATGATTTGGTGTCTTTTCAAGATAGCCAGATAGATTTATGTGTTCGTTACGGTTTAGGAAAGTACCCCAATTTAGAATCACAATGGCTAATGGACGAAGCTTTTTATCCAGCTTGTCATCCGGTGTACCAGAAAGAGCACGGGATCTATAACATCGAGGATTTAAGCAAAGCTGAGCTGATTGAAGATGTTTGGCCTGATCTTGATTGGAATATGTGGTTAGCAACCTTGGGTCACTGCGCAGCAAAGCCTACCTTAAAATACAGTGGATCACATCTCGTGCTTGAGGCTGCACTATCACTTCAAGGCGTGGCATTAGTAAAACACAGTTTAGCTCATCAATATTTTCGTTCTGGCAAATTGGTCCGAATTGGAGATATCGCTATCAAGCCCAACTTTGCGTATTACTTGTGTGCGCCAAAAGGCTACTTAAAAAGACCTAAAGCTCAATTGTTTGCGCAATGGTTGAAGGAAGAAATAGAAATATTTGAAAAGTCAGTGGTACCAGACTTTAAGACCATTGACCTAAAAGGCAACAGCACTAGAACGGCATCATAA
- the fusA gene encoding elongation factor G codes for MTDLSKYRNIGIFAHVDAGKTTSTERILKLTGKIHKIGDTHDGSTTTDFMEQEAERGITIQSAATTCFWNDHRLNIIDTPGHVDFTIEVYRSLKVLDGGIGVFCGSGGVEPQSETNWRYADESHVSRLIFVNKLDRMGADFYKVVDQVQNVLGATPLVMTLPIGIEEDFVGVVDVLSQQAYVWDESGQPENYEVQDIPADMVEKAAEYREMLIETALEQDEDLMMAYLEEGEEPSLEDIKRCIRKGTRDLAFFPTYCGSAYKNKGIQLILDAVIDYLPSPTEVDPQPLTDSETGEPTGEVATVSADEPLRALAFKIMDDRFGALTFIRIYSGKMKKGDTILNSATGKTERIGRMVEMHADERNEIDSAQAGDIIAVVGMKNVQTGHTLCDPKHECTLEPMIFPDPVISIAVKPKDKGGSEKMGIAIGKMVAEDPSFQVETDEDSGETILKGMGELHLDIKVDILKRTYGVELEVGAPQVAYRETITQAIEDSYTHKKQSGGSGQFGKIDYRIKPGEPNSGFTFKSTVVGGNVPKEFWPAVEKGFASMMEHGVLAGFPTLDVEVELFDGGFHAVDSSAIAYEIAAKGAFRQSMPKAGAQLLEPIMKVDVFTPEDHVGDVIGDLNRRRGMIKDQQAASTGVRIKGDVPLSEMFGYIGTLRTMTSGRGQFSMEFSHYAPCPTNVAEQVIADVKERNAKK; via the coding sequence ATGACTGATTTATCAAAATACAGAAACATTGGTATTTTTGCTCACGTAGACGCGGGTAAAACTACCTCTACAGAGCGTATCCTAAAGCTAACTGGTAAGATCCATAAGATCGGTGACACTCACGACGGTTCAACTACTACTGACTTCATGGAGCAGGAAGCTGAGCGTGGTATCACAATCCAGTCTGCAGCAACAACTTGTTTCTGGAACGATCACCGTCTAAACATCATCGATACTCCTGGACACGTTGACTTCACTATCGAAGTTTACCGTTCTCTAAAAGTACTTGACGGTGGTATCGGTGTATTCTGTGGTTCTGGTGGTGTTGAGCCTCAGTCAGAAACTAACTGGCGTTACGCTGACGAATCACACGTATCACGTCTGATCTTCGTTAACAAACTAGACCGTATGGGCGCAGATTTCTACAAAGTTGTAGATCAAGTACAGAACGTACTAGGTGCTACACCTCTAGTTATGACTCTACCTATCGGTATCGAAGAAGATTTCGTAGGTGTTGTAGACGTACTAAGCCAACAAGCTTACGTATGGGATGAGTCTGGCCAACCAGAGAACTACGAAGTTCAAGATATTCCAGCAGACATGGTAGAGAAAGCTGCTGAATACCGTGAAATGCTAATCGAAACTGCTCTAGAGCAAGACGAAGATCTAATGATGGCTTACCTAGAAGAAGGCGAAGAGCCATCTCTAGAAGACATCAAACGTTGTATCCGTAAAGGTACTCGTGATCTAGCATTCTTCCCAACTTACTGTGGTTCAGCGTACAAGAACAAAGGTATCCAACTTATTCTTGACGCGGTAATTGATTACCTACCATCTCCAACAGAAGTTGATCCACAGCCTCTAACTGATTCAGAGACTGGTGAGCCAACTGGTGAAGTTGCGACTGTATCTGCAGACGAGCCACTACGTGCTCTTGCATTTAAGATCATGGATGACCGCTTCGGTGCTCTAACCTTTATCCGCATCTACTCTGGTAAGATGAAGAAAGGTGACACAATCCTTAACTCTGCAACTGGTAAAACAGAGCGTATCGGCCGTATGGTTGAGATGCACGCGGACGAGCGTAACGAAATCGATTCAGCACAAGCTGGTGACATCATCGCTGTAGTTGGTATGAAGAACGTTCAAACTGGTCACACTCTATGTGATCCTAAGCACGAATGTACTCTTGAGCCAATGATCTTCCCAGATCCAGTAATCTCTATCGCAGTTAAGCCTAAAGATAAAGGCGGTTCTGAGAAGATGGGTATCGCGATCGGTAAAATGGTTGCAGAAGATCCATCATTCCAAGTTGAGACTGATGAAGATTCAGGCGAAACTATCCTGAAAGGTATGGGTGAACTTCACCTAGACATCAAGGTAGATATCCTTAAGCGTACTTACGGCGTTGAGCTAGAAGTTGGTGCTCCACAGGTTGCTTACCGTGAAACTATCACTCAAGCAATCGAAGATAGCTACACGCACAAGAAACAGTCTGGTGGTTCTGGTCAGTTCGGTAAGATCGACTACCGCATCAAACCAGGTGAGCCAAACTCTGGCTTCACGTTCAAATCAACAGTTGTTGGTGGTAACGTACCTAAAGAATTCTGGCCTGCAGTTGAGAAAGGCTTTGCGTCAATGATGGAGCACGGTGTTCTAGCTGGCTTCCCTACTCTAGACGTTGAAGTTGAACTATTCGACGGTGGTTTCCACGCAGTTGACTCTTCAGCTATCGCTTACGAAATCGCAGCGAAAGGTGCATTCCGTCAGTCTATGCCTAAAGCTGGCGCGCAACTTCTTGAGCCAATCATGAAAGTTGACGTGTTCACTCCAGAAGATCACGTTGGTGACGTAATCGGTGACCTTAACCGTCGTCGTGGTATGATCAAAGACCAACAAGCAGCTTCTACTGGCGTACGTATCAAGGGTGATGTACCTCTATCAGAAATGTTTGGTTACATCGGTACTCTACGTACTATGACTTCTGGTCGTGGTCAGTTCTCTATGGAGTTCTCACACTACGCACCATGTCCAACAAACGTTGCAGAGCAAGTAATTGCTGACGTTAAAGAGCGTAATGCTAAGAAGTAA
- the radA gene encoding DNA repair protein RadA: MAKAKRAYVCNDCGADFPRWQGQCNACGAWNTITEVRIAASPTVARNERLSGYAGSATEATVQTLSEIDLQEVPRFTSGFKELDRVLGGGVVPGAAILIGGNPGAGKSTLLLQTMCSLSAQMPTLYVTGEESLQQVAMRASRLGLPKDHLKMLSETNVDKICQIAEKEQPRIMVIDSIQVMHVSDVQSSPGSVAQVRESATALTRYAKQNNVAVFIVGHVTKDGTLAGPKVLEHIIDCSVLLDGGTDSRFRTLRSHKNRFGAVNELGVFAMTGQGLKEVSNPSAIFLSRGEEETSGSSVMVVWEGTRPLLVEIQALVDYSQLANPRRVAVGLEQNRLSLLLAVLHKHGGLQMADQDVFVNVVGGVKVTETSADLALVMALLSSFRDRPLPKDVVIFGEVGLAGEIRPVPSGQERLNEAFKHGFKKAIVPAANMPKGGIPGMQIHGVKKLSEAIEAFDEL, translated from the coding sequence ATGGCGAAAGCAAAACGAGCGTATGTTTGTAATGATTGTGGCGCGGACTTTCCCCGTTGGCAGGGGCAGTGTAACGCATGTGGTGCATGGAATACGATAACAGAAGTACGTATCGCTGCATCGCCAACCGTTGCTCGCAACGAACGCTTAAGTGGCTACGCTGGTTCCGCAACAGAAGCAACGGTTCAAACGCTATCCGAAATTGATCTGCAAGAAGTACCTCGCTTCACCAGTGGGTTTAAAGAGCTTGACCGCGTATTGGGTGGTGGTGTTGTGCCAGGTGCCGCAATTTTGATTGGTGGTAACCCTGGCGCTGGTAAATCAACCCTTCTGTTGCAAACCATGTGTAGTTTATCTGCGCAAATGCCAACGCTTTACGTAACCGGTGAAGAGTCGTTACAGCAGGTGGCAATGCGTGCTTCCCGATTAGGCTTGCCGAAAGATCATTTAAAAATGCTATCGGAAACGAACGTCGACAAAATTTGCCAAATCGCCGAAAAAGAGCAGCCTCGTATAATGGTAATAGACTCGATTCAGGTGATGCACGTTTCTGATGTTCAATCGTCGCCTGGCAGTGTTGCTCAGGTACGTGAATCTGCGACGGCTCTGACACGATACGCAAAACAGAATAATGTTGCGGTATTTATTGTTGGTCATGTAACAAAAGATGGTACCCTTGCGGGCCCCAAAGTTCTTGAACACATTATCGACTGTTCGGTACTACTCGATGGTGGAACGGATAGCCGATTCCGCACTTTGCGTAGTCATAAAAACCGTTTTGGCGCTGTGAATGAGCTTGGTGTCTTTGCAATGACAGGCCAAGGGTTGAAGGAAGTGAGTAACCCATCAGCAATCTTCCTTTCTCGTGGTGAAGAAGAAACATCAGGCTCTTCAGTCATGGTGGTTTGGGAAGGCACGCGCCCTCTACTAGTAGAGATTCAAGCGCTGGTGGATTACTCGCAGTTAGCCAACCCTCGTCGTGTTGCGGTCGGCTTGGAGCAGAACCGCCTATCACTTTTGCTCGCTGTGTTGCATAAGCATGGTGGCTTACAAATGGCAGACCAAGATGTCTTTGTTAATGTGGTTGGCGGTGTTAAGGTGACGGAGACAAGCGCTGATCTTGCTTTAGTTATGGCGCTTTTATCGAGTTTTCGTGACCGTCCACTCCCTAAAGATGTGGTGATTTTTGGTGAGGTAGGGCTTGCGGGCGAAATCCGTCCAGTGCCAAGTGGGCAAGAGCGTTTGAATGAAGCGTTCAAACATGGTTTCAAGAAAGCCATCGTGCCAGCAGCCAACATGCCGAAAGGTGGCATCCCTGGCATGCAAATTCACGGCGTTAAGAAATTGTCGGAAGCGATAGAGGCTTTTGACGAGCTGTAA